The following are from one region of the Rosistilla carotiformis genome:
- a CDS encoding flagellar basal body P-ring protein FlgI gives MRSILLFLVPSMLAASVSAEELKLRDICRIKGQEITTVQGLGLVVGLKGTGDPDAKPTAKALARMIQLMGGQISTDPRGQMMLDDVEQAGNVALVFVTARVPEVGAQQGDRLDCTVNAIGAKSLAGGTLMLAPLLGPRADQPIVYAMAEGPLRISNPDTPTSAMVHQGAKMERSLLAPFHENGRLTLVLDRDFADFDTVQWIEDAINSQGEQPLTGESAGIDPSARVPVARAIDQLHIEVDIPPVYRNNPISFISLLLGLRVALPNNDTRVVINEREGVVVIGEEVRIAPVLITHRNLRIEAGARPGFVPVDAAAPKAENAKLKNLADALNALEVPTDDLIAIIKALKTKGDLYGDVIFQ, from the coding sequence ATGCGATCAATCCTGTTGTTTTTGGTGCCGTCGATGCTTGCTGCATCGGTGTCGGCCGAAGAACTGAAGCTGCGTGATATCTGCCGCATCAAGGGGCAAGAGATCACGACGGTTCAGGGACTTGGGCTGGTGGTTGGCCTCAAGGGGACTGGCGATCCGGATGCCAAACCGACCGCTAAAGCTTTGGCTCGCATGATCCAATTGATGGGCGGCCAGATCTCGACCGATCCGCGCGGCCAGATGATGTTGGACGATGTTGAACAAGCCGGGAACGTGGCACTGGTCTTTGTCACCGCACGGGTGCCCGAAGTGGGAGCCCAGCAGGGCGATCGACTCGACTGTACCGTCAACGCGATCGGAGCCAAGAGTCTCGCTGGCGGAACGCTCATGCTCGCGCCGCTGTTGGGCCCGCGAGCCGATCAACCGATCGTCTACGCGATGGCCGAAGGACCGCTGCGGATTTCAAACCCAGATACGCCCACCTCGGCAATGGTTCATCAGGGAGCGAAAATGGAGCGCTCGCTGCTGGCGCCGTTTCATGAAAACGGCAGGCTGACATTGGTCCTGGATCGCGACTTTGCCGACTTCGACACCGTGCAATGGATCGAAGATGCAATCAACAGCCAAGGCGAACAACCACTGACCGGCGAATCGGCCGGTATCGATCCATCGGCTCGCGTCCCTGTCGCTCGCGCGATCGATCAACTGCATATCGAAGTCGACATACCGCCGGTCTATCGAAACAATCCGATCTCGTTCATCTCGCTATTGTTAGGGCTCCGTGTCGCGCTGCCCAACAATGACACCCGCGTCGTCATCAACGAACGCGAAGGCGTGGTCGTGATTGGCGAAGAGGTGCGGATCGCTCCGGTGCTGATCACGCATCGCAACCTGCGAATCGAAGCGGGTGCGCGGCCAGGGTTTGTGCCTGTCGACGCGGCGGCCCCCAAAGCAGAAAACGCCAAGCTGAAGAATCTGGCCGATGCGCTCAACGCGTTGGAAGTTCCCACGGACGATCTGATTGCAATTATCAAAGCCTTGAAAACCAAAGGCGACCTTTACGGAGATGTGATCTTCCAATGA
- a CDS encoding transketolase, translated as MATVTENALEKRHQIATQLRRWILQMTTDAGSGHATSSLSAVELMAELFFGAHFRFDVEHPTAPNNDRLIFSKGHASPLYYALWSAAGQVAPDRLENYRQFGSLLEGHPTSRFPFTEAATGSLGQGLSVGVGMALAAKLDQLDYRTFVLLGDSEMSEGSQWEAIQIAAEYQLNNLVGVIDVNRLGQRGETMYGDDLQQYKRRIEAFGWQTVVVRDGHDFTELSEAYHRAAASTNQPTMLIARSVKGKGVSFLEDESGWHGKAIDDAQLETALQELGQPASEVRGELSMPNDRHPLSVLPADAEPIQYPAGDEVATRTAYGDALKRLASQYPEIVALDAEVSNSTRAEFFAESYPDRFFEMFIAEQNMVGAAVGLGQRGKIPFVSTFAAFLTRAFDQIRMARHSEANVKFVGSHCGVSIGPDGPSQMGLEDIAMFRTIQECVVLYPSDAIATQRLVERMANHRGISYLRTTRGKTPVIYDNDERFEIGGSKVLRRSDRDRYTLVAAGITLHEALAAHSILQNEGIAARVIDLYSIKPLDHATIRAAADATEMIFTIEDHVPEGGIGEAVLTSLADHPTPVRSLAVRKRPLSGSSERLLDDQGLSAQKIVAAVKAVADLN; from the coding sequence ATGGCAACGGTCACCGAAAACGCTTTGGAAAAACGCCACCAGATTGCCACTCAGTTGCGCCGCTGGATACTGCAGATGACGACCGACGCAGGGTCGGGGCACGCGACCTCGTCGCTTTCCGCCGTGGAGTTGATGGCGGAGTTGTTCTTCGGCGCTCACTTTCGTTTTGACGTCGAACATCCAACCGCTCCCAATAACGATCGACTGATCTTTTCGAAGGGACACGCTTCTCCCTTGTACTATGCGCTTTGGAGCGCCGCGGGGCAAGTTGCCCCCGATCGCTTGGAGAACTATCGGCAATTCGGCAGTCTACTGGAGGGCCATCCCACCTCCCGATTCCCGTTCACCGAAGCGGCTACCGGATCGCTGGGCCAGGGGCTCTCGGTGGGTGTTGGCATGGCATTGGCCGCCAAGCTGGATCAGCTCGACTACCGAACATTTGTATTGCTGGGTGACAGTGAGATGTCGGAGGGGTCGCAGTGGGAAGCGATCCAAATCGCAGCGGAGTACCAGTTGAACAATCTGGTCGGCGTGATCGATGTCAATCGACTGGGGCAGCGGGGCGAAACGATGTACGGCGACGACCTGCAGCAGTACAAGCGGCGGATCGAAGCGTTTGGTTGGCAAACCGTGGTCGTGCGCGACGGTCATGACTTCACCGAACTTTCGGAGGCCTACCATCGCGCGGCCGCCTCGACAAATCAGCCGACGATGTTGATCGCGAGGTCGGTGAAAGGGAAAGGCGTTTCCTTTTTAGAAGACGAAAGTGGATGGCACGGCAAAGCAATTGACGACGCTCAGCTAGAAACTGCCTTGCAGGAACTCGGCCAGCCCGCCTCCGAGGTTCGTGGTGAATTGAGCATGCCGAACGATCGTCATCCGTTGTCCGTATTGCCGGCGGACGCCGAACCAATACAGTACCCGGCAGGTGATGAGGTCGCCACGCGGACGGCCTACGGCGACGCGCTGAAGCGTTTGGCATCTCAGTACCCCGAGATCGTCGCATTGGACGCCGAGGTCAGCAATTCGACGCGAGCAGAGTTTTTTGCGGAGTCGTATCCCGACCGTTTTTTCGAGATGTTCATCGCCGAACAGAACATGGTGGGCGCGGCGGTTGGGTTGGGACAGCGAGGGAAGATCCCCTTCGTCTCAACCTTTGCTGCATTTCTGACGCGGGCGTTTGACCAAATTCGGATGGCGAGGCACAGCGAGGCCAACGTGAAATTTGTCGGTTCCCATTGCGGTGTTTCGATCGGTCCCGACGGGCCCTCGCAGATGGGACTCGAAGATATCGCGATGTTCCGAACGATTCAGGAGTGTGTCGTCCTGTATCCCTCCGACGCGATCGCGACGCAGCGGTTGGTCGAACGGATGGCGAATCATCGGGGCATATCCTATTTGCGAACCACTCGAGGCAAGACCCCCGTGATCTACGATAACGACGAACGGTTCGAGATCGGCGGTAGCAAAGTGCTGCGTCGGAGCGACCGCGACCGCTATACGTTGGTCGCTGCGGGGATCACGCTGCACGAAGCGCTTGCGGCGCACTCGATCCTTCAAAACGAAGGGATCGCCGCGCGCGTGATCGATCTCTATTCGATCAAGCCGCTCGACCACGCAACGATTCGCGCCGCGGCCGACGCGACCGAAATGATCTTCACGATCGAAGACCACGTTCCCGAAGGGGGCATCGGAGAAGCCGTATTGACGAGTCTTGCCGATCATCCAACACCGGTTCGGTCGCTCGCCGTTCGGAAACGACCGCTCAGCGGTTCCAGCGAGCGTCTGCTAGACGACCAGGGGCTTTCAGCCCAGAAGATCGTCGCCGCTGTCAAAGCCGTTGCGGATCTGAACTGA
- a CDS encoding acetyltransferase: MFVKEKATGDLVRIDRIDQLANPQASEVCGWRQAGEEEQGETQFLKAGLVFPSNEPLPQCWCDPHYQCADEARRCMPTGR; encoded by the coding sequence ATGTTTGTTAAAGAAAAAGCGACGGGCGACTTGGTGCGGATCGATCGAATCGATCAACTCGCCAATCCGCAGGCCAGCGAGGTTTGCGGCTGGCGGCAGGCGGGCGAGGAGGAGCAGGGGGAGACGCAGTTCCTGAAAGCAGGCCTCGTCTTCCCTTCCAACGAACCGTTGCCACAGTGTTGGTGTGATCCGCATTACCAGTGCGCCGACGAAGCAAGGCGTTGCATGCCGACGGGGCGATAA
- a CDS encoding transaldolase family protein, which translates to MTTKTDREGAITETILPHTEQSKQIAESIRRDIRWRGPAPETTEDPFWQRTNPTNTQLWLDSGDLEAIGDLWNSQFSGLTTNNSLLNAEVQNGTYDHFIPEAAKLLPGISESARVREIAFILNLRHALKLVERFRCRVSVELHTDVANDVEATLAYARRCHELCPEYFLVKVPLTPAGLVAIKQLSDEGIRVNCTLGFSARQNYVATAFARPAYVNVFLGRLNSYIAENDLGDGEWVGEKTTLASQAAVASCETGNGDERTQQIAASLRDAEQLQRLAGVDVITMPTKVALQAKDVLEEPWRSQLDQHYEVKLHQGVDPSLVGVEKLWEISDLERQFVENAAKASSLSPLQLQQLAMDHGVDDLFPTMSEQQRQAIADQGKVPVHQHWQEGIRDGSLAIDSLMTLAGLASFAAAQAELDQRIRDQLA; encoded by the coding sequence ATGACCACCAAGACAGATCGCGAGGGAGCGATCACCGAAACCATCCTTCCCCACACGGAACAATCGAAGCAAATCGCGGAGTCCATTCGACGCGATATCCGTTGGCGCGGTCCGGCGCCCGAGACGACCGAGGATCCGTTCTGGCAGCGGACCAATCCGACCAACACGCAATTGTGGCTCGATAGTGGTGATCTGGAAGCGATCGGCGACCTCTGGAATTCCCAGTTCAGCGGTCTGACGACCAACAATTCATTGTTGAACGCGGAGGTGCAAAATGGCACCTACGATCATTTCATTCCCGAAGCTGCGAAATTGCTTCCCGGCATTTCCGAGAGTGCTCGGGTGCGCGAGATCGCGTTTATCCTGAACCTACGCCATGCGTTGAAACTGGTCGAAAGATTTCGATGCCGTGTGAGTGTCGAATTGCACACCGATGTCGCCAATGACGTGGAAGCGACGCTCGCCTACGCGCGCCGGTGCCATGAGCTTTGTCCGGAATATTTCCTTGTCAAAGTTCCGTTGACGCCCGCCGGACTCGTGGCCATCAAGCAATTGAGCGACGAAGGGATTCGGGTGAACTGCACGCTTGGCTTCAGTGCCCGTCAAAATTACGTCGCCACCGCATTCGCGCGGCCCGCGTACGTGAATGTCTTCCTTGGCCGTTTGAATTCATACATTGCCGAAAATGATCTGGGCGACGGCGAGTGGGTTGGCGAAAAGACGACCTTGGCTAGCCAAGCGGCTGTCGCGTCCTGCGAGACGGGGAATGGAGACGAGCGAACGCAACAGATCGCCGCCAGTTTGCGCGACGCTGAACAGTTGCAGCGTCTGGCCGGAGTCGACGTGATCACGATGCCGACGAAGGTCGCCCTTCAGGCCAAAGACGTGCTGGAGGAACCGTGGCGTTCTCAGCTGGATCAACACTATGAGGTCAAGCTGCACCAAGGAGTCGATCCTTCGCTGGTCGGCGTGGAGAAGTTATGGGAGATCAGCGACCTAGAGCGGCAGTTCGTCGAAAACGCGGCCAAGGCAAGTTCGCTCAGCCCCCTTCAGTTGCAGCAATTGGCAATGGATCATGGGGTGGATGATCTGTTTCCAACGATGTCGGAACAACAACGGCAAGCCATCGCCGACCAAGGCAAAGTCCCTGTTCACCAACATTGGCAGGAAGGGATCCGAGACGGCAGTCTTGCGATCGACAGCCTCATGACCTTGGCCGGGCTCGCCTCCTTCGCCGCTGCCCAGGCGGAGCTGGATCAGCGGATTCGCGATCAACTGGCGTGA
- a CDS encoding exopolysaccharide biosynthesis protein, translated as MSENLFRSATQQTQREAGESICEKPLSSLLKRLDTLSERQETVSFGNALDAVGKHSFAPILLLIGLIMLAPGPADIPGVPVVLGVLIILVAVQILFRRDHLWVPQWLENREIRSQRVHKMIDHLKPWAKRLDRLTKPRYSWLLRHVGVAMIAVACILIALTTPLLEFVPMSANVAGAAIATFSLAILSKDGLLAGLAMLFSIGFVGIVAWGLLH; from the coding sequence ATGAGTGAGAATTTATTTCGCTCAGCGACTCAGCAAACGCAGCGCGAAGCGGGCGAAAGCATTTGCGAGAAACCGCTGAGCTCGTTATTGAAACGTCTCGATACACTGTCCGAGCGGCAGGAAACCGTTTCTTTTGGTAACGCACTCGACGCGGTCGGAAAGCATTCGTTTGCACCGATTCTGTTGTTGATTGGTTTGATCATGTTAGCACCCGGCCCGGCCGATATCCCCGGTGTTCCCGTCGTGTTGGGTGTCTTGATCATTCTCGTCGCCGTGCAAATTTTGTTTCGGCGAGACCATCTTTGGGTACCGCAGTGGCTGGAAAATCGCGAGATTCGTAGTCAACGTGTCCACAAAATGATCGATCATCTGAAGCCTTGGGCGAAGCGATTGGATCGCCTGACCAAGCCGCGTTATTCATGGCTGCTGCGCCATGTGGGCGTGGCGATGATCGCGGTGGCCTGCATCCTGATCGCTTTGACGACGCCCTTGTTGGAGTTTGTGCCGATGAGTGCAAACGTCGCCGGGGCAGCGATCGCCACATTTTCCCTTGCTATCCTTTCAAAGGATGGTCTTCTGGCAGGTCTCGCGATGTTATTTTCCATCGGCTTCGTTGGGATCGTCGCTTGGGGCCTGCTGCACTAG
- a CDS encoding flagellar basal body L-ring protein FlgH: MIKAFSSTWLVGLLLGCAAAALAQENPFPQVQSGIGSEEIAPTTNQNANPYDRGAATADPAAAAPPEAAGAQYTQRYDAPLQLQSASWTYIPPPPTRTLQMNDIVTIRVDEIARLQAEGSASTRKNGLYDTLLKDWINLRGGKLQPDTHEGGDLRLQGTVNSLYRADSEIESREALSFNIAARVVDIRPNGNLVVEAHKTMYVNENVWETFLSGTCRSEDIGPDNVVLSRDLLDLQIRKNDRGRMRDGYKRGWFTRWFETLQPF, encoded by the coding sequence ATGATCAAAGCCTTCTCATCGACGTGGCTCGTCGGTTTGCTGTTGGGTTGCGCTGCCGCGGCGCTAGCTCAGGAAAATCCATTCCCTCAAGTTCAATCGGGAATCGGCAGCGAAGAGATCGCGCCGACGACAAATCAAAACGCCAATCCGTACGATCGGGGCGCGGCGACGGCCGATCCCGCTGCCGCCGCACCACCGGAGGCTGCTGGTGCCCAATACACCCAGCGTTACGATGCCCCCCTGCAATTACAATCGGCCAGTTGGACCTACATCCCGCCACCTCCCACACGCACGCTGCAGATGAACGACATCGTCACGATCCGTGTCGATGAAATCGCCCGCTTGCAAGCCGAGGGATCCGCCTCGACCCGAAAGAACGGATTGTACGACACGCTGCTGAAAGATTGGATCAATCTCCGTGGTGGCAAACTGCAGCCCGATACGCACGAAGGAGGCGATCTCCGTCTGCAAGGGACTGTCAACAGTTTGTACCGTGCCGATTCGGAGATCGAGAGTCGCGAGGCGCTGTCGTTTAATATCGCTGCTCGCGTCGTTGACATCCGCCCCAACGGCAACTTGGTTGTCGAAGCGCACAAGACGATGTATGTGAATGAAAATGTCTGGGAGACGTTCCTCTCGGGCACCTGTCGCAGCGAGGACATCGGCCCGGATAACGTCGTCCTCAGCCGCGATCTTCTGGATCTGCAAATTCGCAAAAACGATCGCGGACGGATGCGAGACGGATACAAGCGGGGCTGGTTCACGCGTTGGTTCGAAACGTTGCAACCTTTCTAA
- the flgA gene encoding flagellar basal body P-ring formation chaperone FlgA has product MIAERHEFRSSATQRRSGVSWQIVCAVGVCLGMLSTAALAQQSDPWTLQLKPNVSVTSSIVRVEDVVQPVSIPDNVWEQLRKSTVGLVPTDGRPLRLMRYRLAEALNHSKLVTAPILWVGPESTSVRSNPIVQVAAKVVTTVAEVAPKEIEPQSKRLIERVVEQAMQDYETDFEYKIEWARLPIDKVEDITSYQRVAVPTTITAGVARFVLTASVEGQTREVPVYLQITQLPRAIVATQNLSRGQIVGASQLQWKVIDSKVRSDQLATDMSQLIGQEVKRNVPAGRWIEQSDVGPPILVRRNDMVEVMVVGGAIVIRTGGKALGEGSEGDLVQIETIEDRKRLLARVISTGLVEIVTRAPQVKR; this is encoded by the coding sequence ATGATTGCCGAACGCCACGAATTTCGCAGTTCAGCAACGCAGCGGCGTTCTGGCGTCAGCTGGCAAATCGTCTGCGCTGTCGGCGTTTGCCTGGGGATGCTCAGCACCGCCGCACTCGCACAGCAGTCCGATCCGTGGACACTTCAGCTGAAGCCAAACGTCTCGGTCACTTCATCGATCGTCCGTGTCGAAGACGTCGTGCAACCCGTTTCGATCCCCGACAACGTCTGGGAACAGCTGCGCAAGTCGACGGTTGGTCTGGTCCCGACCGACGGACGACCGCTCCGGCTGATGCGGTACCGATTGGCAGAGGCGCTTAACCATTCCAAACTGGTCACCGCGCCCATCCTGTGGGTTGGACCCGAATCGACAAGCGTCCGCTCAAATCCCATCGTGCAGGTCGCCGCGAAGGTGGTCACGACGGTGGCCGAAGTCGCGCCAAAAGAAATCGAGCCGCAAAGCAAACGCTTGATCGAGCGGGTCGTCGAACAAGCGATGCAGGACTACGAAACCGATTTCGAATACAAGATCGAATGGGCTCGACTGCCGATCGACAAAGTCGAAGACATCACCAGCTACCAACGCGTTGCGGTACCCACCACGATCACCGCCGGAGTCGCTCGGTTTGTCTTAACGGCTAGTGTGGAGGGGCAAACGCGGGAGGTTCCCGTCTATCTGCAGATCACTCAATTGCCGCGAGCGATCGTCGCCACGCAGAACCTTTCCCGCGGACAGATCGTCGGCGCCAGCCAGCTGCAATGGAAGGTGATCGATTCGAAGGTCCGCAGCGATCAATTGGCCACCGACATGAGTCAGTTGATTGGTCAGGAAGTGAAACGCAACGTTCCTGCAGGTCGTTGGATTGAGCAGAGTGACGTTGGTCCGCCGATCCTGGTCCGTCGCAACGACATGGTCGAAGTCATGGTGGTCGGTGGTGCGATCGTGATCCGCACTGGCGGCAAGGCGTTGGGCGAAGGTTCCGAAGGGGACCTGGTTCAGATCGAAACGATCGAAGACCGCAAGCGACTGCTGGCCCGTGTGATCAGCACTGGGCTAGTCGAAATCGTCACCCGCGCCCCGCAAGTGAAACGCTAA
- the flgG gene encoding flagellar basal-body rod protein FlgG, with product MSVQTLYTAATGMDAMETKLDVIANNLANVNTTGFKRDRANFEDLLYRNEIYPGVQDSNQTPTPTGTQVGLGVRVMSTQTDHSQGTLEQTGRELDFGIEGRGFLPVLDPRSQTTVYTRAANLDVNANGQLVLGSAQTGRLIDPPITIPQDATQIQISDTGVVSVRIPGTVELQQQGQIQLAQFVNPDGLLKIGENLYQETEASGTNQLSTPGSDGAGVIRQGNLEVSNVEPVRELIDLITTQRAFELNSQAVQAGDQMMQTIANLRRF from the coding sequence ACCGCCGCGACCGGTATGGACGCGATGGAAACCAAGTTGGATGTGATCGCCAATAATTTGGCGAATGTGAACACCACTGGGTTCAAACGCGATCGCGCGAACTTTGAAGATCTGTTGTATCGCAACGAGATCTATCCCGGCGTGCAAGATTCCAACCAAACACCAACCCCCACCGGAACGCAGGTCGGATTGGGCGTGCGCGTGATGAGTACGCAGACCGATCACAGCCAAGGAACGCTGGAACAGACCGGTCGCGAACTCGACTTTGGCATCGAAGGCCGCGGCTTCCTGCCGGTTCTGGATCCACGCAGCCAGACGACCGTCTACACCCGCGCGGCCAATCTGGACGTCAACGCCAACGGGCAATTAGTCCTGGGTTCGGCTCAGACGGGCCGCTTGATCGATCCGCCGATCACGATCCCTCAAGATGCAACGCAGATCCAAATCAGCGACACCGGAGTCGTTTCGGTGCGGATTCCCGGAACCGTTGAACTGCAACAACAGGGGCAGATTCAATTGGCACAATTCGTCAATCCGGATGGCTTGCTGAAGATCGGTGAAAATTTGTATCAAGAGACCGAAGCGTCGGGAACCAACCAGCTCTCGACGCCAGGCAGCGATGGCGCGGGGGTGATCCGACAAGGAAATCTCGAGGTTTCCAACGTCGAACCGGTCCGTGAATTGATCGACCTAATCACCACGCAACGGGCGTTTGAACTGAATTCGCAAGCCGTCCAGGCGGGCGATCAAATGATGCAAACCATCGCCAACCTCCGTCGTTTCTAA